The Delphinus delphis chromosome 13, mDelDel1.2, whole genome shotgun sequence DNA window TTGCAACCCACCAACTTGATTTCATGATCTACTAATAGGACATGACTTACAGTTTGAAAAATGCTGGAAGATAATGGGGAgagccttgtaattttttttaagtgaaaaactaACGTGATCCCTGAATAAGTTCAGGAACTGGTCATTGCTGCAGTGCTTCAGATAGGTGCCCCCAAAGAAAAGTGGAACCATGATATGAATATTCAAGAGTCACTACATTCTGTACTTTGATCGTGGAAAAATCAAAACCTCAGTGCTATACTCCAGTTTTTTCTAAAGCCGGCTTCCATCCTCTCCTAAGTTGGAAGATTCTGTTTTGTGCCTGAGCACTTGACTGGTTCTTCCATTAAATGCACGCAGAGCCTTGTTCCCTTCCACTGTTGTTCAGGTTACGTGAAATTACCTCCGGAGAAATTTGCACCTAAGAAACAGGGCGATGGTGGTAAGGACCTTCCCACGGAAGCAAAGAAGCTTCAGCTGAATTCTGCGGAGGAGCTGTATGCTGAGATCCGAGATAAAAACTTCAATGCAGTGGGCTCCGTGCTTAGCAAGAAAGCAAAGGTGATCTCTGCAGCGTTTGAGGTGAGACGGTTTGGTTGTCATCCTGATTCTGGCTAGACTGCCCACCCCACGAAGGAAGGAAGAGCTGCCAGAAGTGCAGCCACTAAGCAGAGCTGCAGTTCTCATCCTAAGAAACTGCGGACTCAGCCATTGGAGGacccaagattttctttttaaacttcttcCCAGATCCATGAGAAAAGGTGTTaagtttttcttctccttttgggggAGAAAGGGGTAGTGTTTGCAGTTTACAAGCTTTcaccataaatatttgttttaccttccttttaattatttcctATCTCACTTAAGAGGAAggcagctgtaaaaaaaaaaaaaaaaaaaggaagccagcTGTACTCTAAATAATCCTCCATAATAGAACTTGCAATTTGGGCCAAAAGCTCCCAGTTTAGCCAACATGCAGAGGAACCCTGAAGATAAGATAGGTGATAATAAGAGTGAAATCCCAGCAGCCCAGAGCTTTTAAATTGGCGGCTTCATCATCACCTTCCTGCCTCCTGTTGTCCCACCACTGATTTATTCTTGGTTAAAGCTCATTTTTGAAACATGCGAATTCAGTAAGATGCTGAACTCTGTGTATTTAATCTTTGGAAACAAATTGGGAGAATTTTtgaaggctgatttttttttactgagtgtGTATTCCAGGTTTCATCTTTCTTAGGAATTGTGTTTGCTAATTGATTTTCTTCAAATTTCTGAAGTTACTTTTGGCTTAAATTACTAAATTTTgcacaaaaaaaaattttctcatcACCCAGGAAGGTTCTCTTTATTCATGGACAGTATTCAAGATTGAGTTCAGCAGTAggaatggatttttttctattatggaggaaatgttttgccatttatgttCCCCTCTTAACatgtctttgttttaatttttttactcaGAAATGTTTGTGGACAACCTAGTACTGTCCCCCACAAATACTAATCACAATATGATCTGATGcctggaaagaaaaaacattaggCATTTGCTCCCTTAAAAAGTActaatgcgggcttccctggtggcgcagtggttgagagtccgcctgccgatgcaggggacacgggttcgtgccccggtccaagaagatcccacatgccgcggagcagctgggcctgtgagccatggccgctgagcctgcgcgtccagagcctgtgctccgcaacaggagaggccacgacagtgagaggcccgcgtaccgcaaaaaaaaaaaaaaaaagtactaatgcAGTGAACGCGAACAACGAGcctatcttttctgtttttctgggtCATGTTGGAGGTGGGTTTGGCCTGATTTATTTGTATTCTGTTCTTTCTCATTAGTATAAATTAAATGTCCTCTAAGCAATACAAAGAACAgagcacttaaaatattttccccgCTCAACGGTTCTGCTGTTTTCCGTGTTTCAGGAGAGGCACAACGCCAAGACCGTTGGGGAGATCAAGCAGTTCGTTTCACAACTGCCCCACATGCAGGCAGCAAGGGGCTCCCTCGCAAACCACACCTCGATTGCAGAGCTAATCAAAGATGTAACTAGTGAGTATCCTTGGGAATGATCGTGCTCACCTGGGGCTGACTTGCATGCACTATGACTGACACCGTGATCATTGGCACCACAGTACTCCCTTGGGAAGGTCAGCTCTGTTTTAACACTGTATGTTATTCTCAGTGTTATGTATTCGAATGTTTATAGTCAAAAATGTTCCCTTTGTGGTgaactcaatttttttcattattaaaatcaCGTAAtcatatgataaaatatttggaatgtcaaaaagagaaaaaaattcttcccaTAACATGAGGCGGTTAATTTTTTCAGTCtggtttttttcctgttgttaaGGATTACTTAATTAGAGCAGCATCATGTTTCTGTTTtagttcttgtttttctcttgaagACTCTCTGCAGAATTGGTAGAGAGCATATGTTAAGTATTTTGAAAGAGCTTGGAAGATGTGTTTACTCATTAAAACACAGGCTGTAAAAGCTGAGCTGGAGATTGTTCCATGCCCTGTTTTAATAAAGTATACTTTGAATCTTATATAAAAGTGTTGGAAAATCAGTCCATTGTTTTCATATTAATAGAAGTGGAAATCAAGTGAAACTGGGTTGGATCTGATGATGCAAGTAAAATGCTCTTTCAAAATTAGCTTTCATTGATACTGAGAAAAAATTCTTGAGTCCTTATTAGCATCCTAAGGATAGCAAAGGGGTGCAGTGGTCGACTGTTTCTAGATGTCATTTAGGAGCTCAGGGTTGAAGGGGTTTCCATGTTTCTTAGAAGATTCTTTTCAGGTGACGATTTgaactttttgctttcttttgtgtgtgtcttgTTTCTTAATCATGCTCTGTGTATAAAAGGGTTAACATTAATTTCTTAGTTATAAATTTGCTAATTCCATTTTAGCTTCTGAAGACTTCTTTGATAAATTAACAGTGGAGCAGGAGTTTATGTCTGGAATAGACACTGATAAGGTATGTGTACAATAAAACTGTTCTAACATAATTGATACTTTATCAAACGTAAGATTATAGCTAGAAAAGCAATTGCTTTGATTCCCATGCcttgtctacattttttttttttaagatgttggggggcgtttccctggtggcgcagtggtcgagaatctgcctgccaatgcaggggacacggcatgagctactgagcctgcgtgtctggagcctgtgctccacaacaagagaggccgcgatagtgagaggcccgtgcactgcggtgaagagtggcccccgctcgccacaactagagaaagccctcgcatagaaatgaagacccaacccagccaaaaatagataaataaataaatttataagatgttgggggtaggagtttattaattaatttatttattttggttcacgggcctagttgctccacggcatgtgggatcctcccagaccaggactcgaacccgtgtcccctgcattagcaggcagattctcgaccactgcaccaccagggaagccccttgtctaCATATTTTGAAGAGCAAATGCAAAATGTGAAAACAGAGATTTTATCAAGTATCTCATATTTAACATTATCCTATGCAAGGCACTTTCTGCAGTGCACGGAGAGGTGAGACCCAGCCCCTAAAATCAAAGACCTTTAAGGACtataatagataaatgaatagatTTGCTTTCTGAGAGGATTGATCCTATAATTTCCCTTAAATATTCACTTCTattactaaatttaaaattttttgatttatGAAAATTCCCATCTTCTAAAAAGATTCCTGTCACTTTATGCTGATAAATTGCTGCTGTTATGGTCACACACCCGGGACATGCAGCAGCCTCTCCCGAGGTTGTCCGTGGAGACAGGTGAGTCCAGACAGGCCGCTGGATTGCCTGCGTGTGCCCTCACTGCCCTGCACTCCCCATCGCTGGTGTGTCTCCATGGTGACGGGGGTGCGTGTAGCAGGGGCAGAGGAGCTACTTCGGAGGGGGCTTAGGGACAGTGAACAAAAGAATGAACCGTTCTCCCactcatctccttttttttttttcattttttattttatgttggagtatagttgattaacaatgttgggttagcttcaggtgcacagcaaagtgattcagatatgcatatacatacatgtacacacacatgtataggAATAGATTatggtatcttttcaaattctcttcccaTCCAGATCACCACACAATATTtgactttgaaaaataatagtaaatatcaAGTTCTTTAGGTCCCCAAACCAGATGCTGGTACCGGTATATATTTTGTTTCCAGGTCAACAGTTACATTGAGGATTGTATTGCCCAAAAGCATCCGCTGATCAAGGTGTTAAGACTAGTTTGCCTCCAATCCGTGTGCAATAGTGGACTCAAACAAAAAGTTTTGGATTATTACAAAAGAGAAATCCTGCAGGTCAGTAtagttttaaattactaatttgcCAGGGgagaaaacatctttttaaaaaaatacttcccaAAGCTGCTATTTTGGTATAGTGTTTCcactatcttttaaattttttaatacatgGAGGGATTGTCCTTGGTATTCATTGTCTACTGTGTTtgcataataataacaatagttaatgtttattgagctttcactatgtgccaggctcagtTGGAAAAGCTTTATgtgtattcatttgtttaatccttacaacagcgCTGAGTTGTATACtcttaccatccccattttatggatgagaaaactaaggcacagagcagtgctataacttgcccaaggtcaccagctagtatgtggcagagccagggatAAAACCCAGGTAGCCAGGGTCTAGTGCTCTTGTTGTTAACCCAACTATTCGATGGAGGAAGGGAACTTTTTGCACATTtctgatgatgatttttttttttttttttgcggtatgtgggcctctcactgttgtggcctctcccattgcggagcacaggctccggacatgcaggctcagtggccatggctcatgggcccagccactccgcggcatgtgggatcttcctggactggggcacgaacccacataccctgcatcggcaggcagactctcaaccactgcgccaccagggaagccccctgatgaTGATTCTTTAGCCAACTTACTTAAATCAAGCCTGTTACTTTATAATAAGGAAAAGCCcaccattgtttttaaaattctcccttctgtttaaaaatgtctcaggcagggcttccctggtggcgcagtggttgagagtctgcctgcggatgcaggggacacaagttcgtgcccgggtccgggaagatcccacatgctgcggagcggctaggcccgtgagccatggccgctgagcctgcgcgtccagagcctgtgctccacaacgggagaggccacaacagtgagaggcccgcgtaccgcaaaaaaaaaaaaaaatgtctcaggCACTGTTTATTTGCTATTACTAGTCACAGTTAAGTATGTTAGTGTTAAAACTAAATACTCATTCAGGttgggttttggggggtttttgtttgtttgttttttgccttttaaaaagttacacaAATGACACGTGCATTCTCATCATATAACGTTCAAACAAAGCAGAAGTACATGGTGCAAACCATgaccctcccccgcctccccccatTTCCCTCCCTGGAAGGGACCAATGTCAGCAGTTTGGTTTGTGTACTTCCAGATTCCTGTCTTTGCATCTATGTACAAAGAATGTTTACATACACAGACCATGGGGCGAGACCAGCTGGATCCACGTCCCAGCTCTGttactcattagctgtgtgaccttgggcaagttacttaaacttctctataaaatggagataatagtggCTACCTCATGGGGTTATAATAAGAATGACTGAGTTAacgtatgtaaagcacttagaacacacCAGTGCCCCCCGCCATAGAAAGTATtatataagtgttagctattattattacttactATACCttttttgacaaaaataaaatcctactATACGTAATAGTCTTCTTATATTTTTTTGTCCTTAAGAATAAATCCAGAAGGTCTTTCTTATCAGGATGTATAgatctgcctctttctttttttaatagctaaTTATACCccatataaaaatatactataaCTTATTTGATGCTCACTTAAGTTGGGTCCATAAATTGTgactttaaagtaaaaaaatttacATCATTCTTTGAGTGATCCAGTGAGCTGGATTTGCTGTAATGGCAAGCAGTTTTGGGGCAGGCTTCATCCCTGCCCTGCACCTGTGCCCATGGATGGTCATTGCCTGGACTTCAGTAACATGCCCCAGAGTACAAACCAGTGGATTTGTTGcaagtgctcttttttttttaattgaagtagagttgatttacaatgtcataccaatctctgctgtacagcacagtgactcagttatacacataaagacattctttttttcatattcttttccattctggtttatcacaggatattgaatatagttccctgtgctctacagtagggccttgttgtttatccatcctatatataatagtttacatctgctaaccccaaactcccagtccttccctcctcacccccGTTTCCCctgggcaaccacaagtctgttctctatgtctgtgactctgtttctgttttgtcgaTGGGCTCatctgtgccatattttagattccacatgtatgtgatatcacatggtatttgtctttctgacttacttcacttggtatgataatctctagttgcatccatgttgctgcaaatggcattatttcattctttcttatggctgagtaatattccattgtatatatgtaccagatcttctttatcctttcatctgtcgatggacatttaggttgtttccatgttttagctattgtaaatagagctactgtgaacatagggatgcatgtattttttgaattacagttttgtctgcatatatgcccagaagtgggattgttggatcatatggcaactctatttttagttttctgaggaacctccatacagatttccatagtggctgcaccaacttacattcccaccaaccgtgtaggagggttcccttttctccacacctcctccagcatttgttatttgtagactttttgatgatggccattctgacccgtgtgaggtggtacctcgttgtggttttgacttgcatttctctaataattagtgatgttgagcagcttttcatgtgcctactggccatgtGTACATGGAAgtgctctttttttaaagtcgCAGAAACCGTTTTCCTGATTGGACTTCTCTTGCAGACATACGGCTATGAGCACATATTGACCTTATACAACCTAGAGAAGGCTGGCCTGCTGAAACCACAGACAGGGGGCAGAAATACTTACCCAACCGTCCGGAAAACGTTACGTCTCTGGATGGATGATGTAAACGAGCAAGTAAGACGCTCCTGCTCTTCACCTCATTTGAGTTCCCAGTTAACAGGTTATTGCAACAACATACGCTACTTGATCTCCGCATCCACCTTGTTTTCTAACGACAGTTTTCTAATGCTTTGGAGAAAGTCGTGCATTCGTGTGGATCCCAGCAGGAAGCATAGGGTGCTCTGGCACTGGGTAGTTTGAGGGAGTTTCATAAAGACGGGGTGGACCAGAGAGAGGCAATGCAGTGGGGAACCCTCCCCAGCCGAGGCctgagggcaggggaagggggctgttccagaactgggagagaagagCTGTGTGGCCAGGCCGTCTGACAAGCCGAGGGACACAACCAACCTCTGGCAGCACCACAGAGGGGAAGTCAGGGCAACAACTCACGCTGCCATCCTCTCTCCAGTTTCCAGCTGGTGCAGAGCCCACGGGGCCGCCTCTGGGGCACAGGGCACCAGGGAGAAATACGGGAGGGTCAGGCAAAGATCCAGTACAGGGAAAGCAAACGGTGAGAAGCAAGGCTCCTCCCACTtccaacctcagtttcctctcagaGGCGAGCACTGTAACCAGTTTGTAATCTATCCTTCCAGAAAGATTCTGTGTACAGACAaacatttttacataaatggtGCATATTCTATACCACTGGTCTCCAAAGTAGGGTGCGCTTTGCTTTATGTTTATTGTTTACTCCAATCTTtctaagtttcatttttcttattttcttttttggtttttcatAAGGGACTTTATTAGGCTGCGTCTTGCCGCAAAAGCTAACAGTCTCCTGCCTCAGTAGCAAAATTGGATTGTTTTCGTCCAGTGGGAATATAGATAATCTTAATTCCTGTGTTGTACAGCATAAGTCATAGATTAGTTCAGCTCTTCACAACGCTGAcctctttccccaccccacccaccacttAACACTGTATCTTGAAGAGCCTTCTGTGATCTCCTCattcttttaagttctttttaattgctacatagggacttccctggcggtccagtggttaggactctgagcttccactgcacggggcctgggttcgatccctggtcggggaactaagatccctcaggcTGAGTGCCAAggccaagaataaaataattttttttttttttgcggtacgcgggcctctcactgttgtggcctctcccgttgcggagcacaggctctggacgcgcaggctcagcggccatggctcacgggcccagccgctccgcggtatgtgggatcttcccggaccggggcacgaaccggcgtcctctgcatcggcaggcggactctcaaccactgcaccaccagggaagccctaaaataatttttttaattaattgctaCCTAGTGGTTTTTCAGATACatcttattttatgatttatcaGATTTCTACTGATAGAAATTCAGGTCATTTGCAGTCCTTTGCTAGTTCGCACAGTGTTGCAGTTAATATCTTTGTGCTTTGGTCTTTTGTCCTCTAGAGTACAAGTCCCTCTGTGGGATAAGTGTCTGAAAGTGGAATTGCCGTGTTCAAGGGTTATATTCTCGGCTAGGGAGTTCCACTTTACCGTCCAAGAAGTTTCTTGCCAAACCAAGTAACAATTTTTCATCTTCAGTACCTATAGATGCTTTGAGTGGCTGTTGAAGATTTGAGTCAAAAGTGAACCTTTGGCTGCTAAGAACAGAGCCCAGCAGGGGTGGATTGGAACAGGATATTTCAATATTGGAGCAGGCTATTTCGGGGGTTTGTGTTtctgccttcaaagccaaatcAAATAATTTTGGGTTACCCCACAAGCCACAGTTAGGCGGCTAtatgtctctctctcgctctctctacaggccttttttcctttaattatttaaCAGAATCCCACGGACATATCGTATGTGTACAGTGGTTATGCCCCTCTCAGTGTGCGCCTAGCCCAGCTGCTTTCCCGGCCTGGCTGGCGGAGTATTGAGGAAGTTCTGCGCATCCTCCCAGGGCCCCACTTTGAGGAACGGCAGCCGTTGCCCACAGGGCTACAAAAGAAACGTAAGTCCACGGCCCGTATCCACAGATGATTATGTAGTGTTAGTGTGCTTTTCATGTATTACGCAATTGCTTTGTAAAATACATTTGTAAAGTACTTAGGAGTCAGAGTCCGATATACATACCTCTTTTGTTAGTTGTGAATTATATTGTAAGCGCTAGAACCCATTACTCCCTCAGGAGAAGCCGCTTTCAACCTCTGAACTGAGGATCTCAGAAGTTAGAAAAAACATAGAGATCAAAATCATGGTCCTGAGTTTCAAATGAATTGTCTGTACCAAGACATATATGACTACTTTTCCTTAGGAGTGGTGTAATTTTTttaaggggtggggagaggagcatCAATAATAATTCTGTAAGCATCAATAAACATTCTGAAATGTTTATATCTTAGGTCAACCGGGAGAAAACCGCGTCACTCTGATATTTTTCCTCGGGGGTGTAACCTTTGCTGAAATTGCTGCCCTGCGATTTCTTTCCCAGCTGGAAGATGGAGGTACAGAATATGTCATCGCCACCACTAAGCTAATAAACGGGGCCAGCTGGATAGAGTCGCTAATGGAAAAACCTTTCTAGGGCGTTCAAAGGAGACTTACCGGTGAACTGCAGAATAAACGACTCCTTTGAAGAAGTTGCTGGAAGGAAGTACAACCCCATGGAGGAATAATATGAGAATACAGAATTTACTTTGGGGTCAGCTTCTTAAATTatgctgttttctcctttctgcttGTCTTTTGTGTTCCtaatttcttaaagaaagaagaatggaagagAATCAGCCAGGGTAAAAGACATAACAGTTTTTAATGTTCTGAGCTCAGGATCTTCATTAGAGACCTCTGGAAATATATTAAGGATGGTGGGATGGATAATCTATACAGCCACACAGATGGGTCCAGTTCTTAAGAAAGCAGGGACCAAgcaggtaaaaatgaaaataaaagtggaaGGTCCGACCCCTAATAAATAGTGCTGAATTTCTTAAAGGTGCATCATGCCTAGGACAGTGGCTGAGTGTTGGGGGCCTAGGGCTAGTGTTATCACTGAgttgagatttctttttcctgcagAACATGGCACGTTACATTCAGTGTCACCAGTCTCTACCTTATCCGGTCAGTAAGGCAAGTTGTGTTCCTTCTGTTTTTGATTCCTCTGCTTCTAAAAAGCAAGAGGTTTGGAAGAGCTTCTTTCCCCAGAACAGCTTTATGATCTGCCTGATCAACTAAGTCAACTAAGTCGGTATGGGTCCCATACTTATCAAGGGCTTTTTACATTGAGTAACATAATAATTAGGGAGCAGCTTCCTGAGAATGTAACCATTCAAAGACGCGTTCTTAGTGCACGTGTTATTAACTCTAAGACAATTTCAATGGTAGATGCCTCCAATTTTCTTCCCTGCCCACCGTGGGCTGCACCATCCATCCAGTCCCACTGTGAGCGGTGGCAGCTTGGCTTCTCCAGCATCTGGCAGCTCCCCCTCCCTGGTAAGTGCCACACGTGCTTTCCCAGCAGCCTGCGGACACACCTATTCGGCCTCGGGCATTTATTTTGCTAGAAAACACCCAGCCCCGTTTCAGTCCGTGGTCCGGTGACTTCACCCTCCTCTGGTGCAGTTTGTCAATGATCTTGGAGTCCAGCTGCTACCCTTCCTACAGGAGACTGCTAGACTGCAGGACAGAGGAGCTTGGGTGCTGGTGGTGAAGTTGGAAATCTCCCTCCTGCTCTATCCCAGCGTCTGGAGGAGTTAAGGCCAAGAGGGGGACCAAATTGACGGTTTCACAGCCCTTGCCTGAGTCTCCAGCCAAATTAGCTGATCCCCGTCTTTGCTGGGGGCCAAAGTCAGTGTCCTTCCCCAGCTGTCATTTCTACTGTTAATTAGTACCCGTACATGTTTTCCTCACTTTCTTTCGCTAGTGGACGTCCCTTAGCACACTGCATGTTATGAGTAAAGGAGAaattctgtacttttaaaaaatctccttaATGTAAGAATGAGGGGTAGAGGGGGAATATTTAAAAGATTAGCTACTCGAGGATTTAACTTGGCTTTGACATTCAGTATTTGGGAAGGTCTTAAAATGATTCCTGTTTTAGGAATCCTTTTTCAGCTACTTGTTATCCCAGGGAGATTAGTTTATACCTTCCAGCCCCAGCGGTTGTGAGTCTCAGCTGCTTTAGAGAATGAAATCCACCTTGTCTGTAAGTGTTTTCGGCTCATGGGATTCAATTTAAGTCCAGTCAAGTTTCCTTGGCTGGGGCTTTGTCCTGTGAACAGGTACTCAGTTGTGTCTCGTGTGTCTGCATTCACTGGTGACTCTATACTTGCTTGCTCCGAGCATAGTTAGGTCAGCTCCTAAAAATGCATTCAGCAGAAGACTTCAAAACatcaattgcttcatttgtatGCAAATAGAAAGTGGTGGATAATTATATATTACACGCCTTTGTGTAAGTTCATTTAATACTTGAAGCAGCCTTTGTCTCCAAGGAGTGTGCCTTTACTGAGAAAAAGGGTATGTGAATGGTACGTTTATTCTTGGGAGGGTGGATTGTTCACATCATGTCTGGACTTTTGTCTAGCTGGGTAGACGGTTCTACACCAGCAGTCCCACCAAAAAGAAGTCT harbors:
- the VPS33A gene encoding vacuolar protein sorting-associated protein 33A isoform X2 gives rise to the protein MAAHLSYGRVNLNVLREAVRRELREFLDKCAGSKAIVWDEYLTGPFGLIAQYSLLKEHEVEKMFTLKGSRLPAADVKNIIFVVRPRLELMDIIAENVLSEDRRGPARDFHILFVPRRSLLCEQRLKDLGVLGSFIHREEYSLDLIPFDGDLLSMESEGAFKECYLESDQTSLYHAAKGLMTLQALYGTIPQIFGKGECARQVANMMIRMKREFTGSQNSIFPVFDNLLLLDRNVDLLTPLATQLTYEGLIDEIYGIQNSYVKLPPEKFAPKKQGDGGKDLPTEAKKLQLNSAEELYAEIRDKNFNAVGSVLSKKAKVISAAFEERHNAKTVGEIKQFVSQLPHMQAARGSLANHTSIAELIKDVTTSEDFFDKLTVEQEFMSGIDTDKVNSYIEDCIAQKHPLIKVLRLVCLQSVCNSGLKQKVLDYYKREILQTYGYEHILTLYNLEKAGLLKPQTGGRNTYPTVRKTLRLWMDDVNEQNPTDISYVYSGYAPLSVRLAQLLSRPGWRSIEEVLRILPGPHFEERQPLPTGLQKKPGRWRYRICHRHH
- the VPS33A gene encoding vacuolar protein sorting-associated protein 33A isoform X1; amino-acid sequence: MAAHLSYGRVNLNVLREAVRRELREFLDKCAGSKAIVWDEYLTGPFGLIAQYSLLKEHEVEKMFTLKGSRLPAADVKNIIFVVRPRLELMDIIAENVLSEDRRGPARDFHILFVPRRSLLCEQRLKDLGVLGSFIHREEYSLDLIPFDGDLLSMESEGAFKECYLESDQTSLYHAAKGLMTLQALYGTIPQIFGKGECARQVANMMIRMKREFTGSQNSIFPVFDNLLLLDRNVDLLTPLATQLTYEGLIDEIYGIQNSYVKLPPEKFAPKKQGDGGKDLPTEAKKLQLNSAEELYAEIRDKNFNAVGSVLSKKAKVISAAFEERHNAKTVGEIKQFVSQLPHMQAARGSLANHTSIAELIKDVTTSEDFFDKLTVEQEFMSGIDTDKVNSYIEDCIAQKHPLIKVLRLVCLQSVCNSGLKQKVLDYYKREILQTYGYEHILTLYNLEKAGLLKPQTGGRNTYPTVRKTLRLWMDDVNEQNPTDISYVYSGYAPLSVRLAQLLSRPGWRSIEEVLRILPGPHFEERQPLPTGLQKKRQPGENRVTLIFFLGGVTFAEIAALRFLSQLEDGGTEYVIATTKLINGASWIESLMEKPF